Proteins encoded in a region of the Methanobrevibacter millerae genome:
- a CDS encoding tRNA-dihydrouridine synthase, producing the protein MKDIFDKCKFGEFNLNSRIIRTGAWERQTEDGGFLSEEVFDRYEKMAKSGVGLILSEMFAFDPKDRFYEYSTNINYRGFIKDYKQITDICHNHDVPILGQLAFFYFDDGDNQKAEPNDLTIEGIRKLQAEVIMVAKKFSFAGFDGIQINMGNNFYLSRFTNPYFNQREDKYGGNTLNRLRIVLEIIQLIKKSIGFHVSCRINIEDVRNGGLTQEESMKMAKLLAENGADSIQITGRTISMKYDAAEKHVFLDYANKLAEEIDIPVILAGNLRDMKTMNNILNSSNVEFMSLSKPFVAEADFLAEWKENGEGTSRCKGCNNCYSKKESRCFQYED; encoded by the coding sequence ATGAAGGATATTTTTGATAAATGCAAATTTGGAGAATTTAATCTTAACAGCAGAATTATTAGAACAGGAGCCTGGGAAAGACAAACTGAAGATGGAGGATTTTTATCCGAAGAAGTCTTTGACAGATATGAAAAAATGGCAAAAAGCGGTGTTGGTTTAATCTTATCTGAAATGTTTGCATTTGATCCAAAAGACCGTTTCTATGAATATTCAACAAATATCAACTACAGAGGATTTATTAAAGATTATAAACAAATAACCGATATCTGCCATAACCACGATGTACCTATTTTAGGTCAATTAGCATTCTTTTACTTTGATGATGGAGATAATCAAAAGGCGGAACCTAATGACCTTACTATTGAAGGAATAAGAAAACTTCAGGCGGAAGTTATCATGGTTGCCAAAAAGTTTTCATTTGCTGGATTTGACGGCATTCAAATAAATATGGGAAACAATTTTTATTTATCAAGGTTCACCAACCCATATTTCAACCAAAGAGAAGACAAATACGGTGGAAATACTTTAAACAGATTAAGAATTGTTCTTGAAATAATCCAATTAATTAAAAAAAGCATTGGATTTCATGTCAGCTGCAGAATAAACATTGAAGATGTGAGAAACGGGGGTTTAACACAAGAAGAAAGTATGAAAATGGCCAAATTATTGGCGGAAAATGGTGCGGACAGCATCCAAATTACAGGAAGAACCATTTCAATGAAATATGATGCTGCCGAAAAGCATGTATTTTTAGACTATGCAAATAAATTGGCTGAAGAAATTGACATACCCGTTATTCTTGCAGGCAATTTAAGAGACATGAAAACAATGAACAACATATTAAACTCTTCAAATGTTGAGTTTATGTCACTTTCCAAACCTTTTGTTGCAGAGGCTGATTTTTTAGCCGAATGGAAAGAAAATGGTGAAGGAACATCCCGATGTAAAGGTTGCAACAACTGTTACTCTAAAAAGGAAAGCAGATGTTTCCAATACGAAGATTAA
- a CDS encoding CPBP family intramembrane glutamic endopeptidase yields MSSLSDGIGKISILEILIILLALIGVTILFDIFEFSIGEDWVYVVIILYFIYRLRIFGSGFKNDLRNIFSKISPKSLLIIVIVNVFFSYGMLYLSNFALAYIPGFRDLLFTPLFSIMAFGSFGFIGGLISTIFISPICEELLFRGVFLNRLKIIVPTSFAIIITSILFGALHSYGSIISAFIFGICMCIIYLKTRNILTCILAHFLNNLLAEFLVHIDTGNLIFTNDIFIVVFSVLAVLSLYLIIVSIRQEWKYITKV; encoded by the coding sequence ATGTCTTCTTTAAGTGATGGTATTGGAAAAATATCTATTTTGGAAATATTGATTATATTGCTTGCATTAATTGGTGTAACAATTCTTTTTGATATTTTTGAATTTTCCATTGGTGAAGACTGGGTGTATGTTGTAATTATACTGTATTTTATCTATAGGTTGCGAATTTTCGGCAGCGGTTTTAAGAATGATTTGAGAAATATATTTTCTAAAATTTCTCCTAAGTCTCTTTTAATAATAGTTATTGTTAATGTTTTCTTTTCTTATGGAATGTTATACTTATCAAATTTTGCTTTAGCTTATATTCCGGGATTTAGAGATTTATTGTTCACTCCATTATTTTCAATCATGGCGTTTGGTTCTTTTGGATTTATTGGGGGTTTGATTTCAACAATTTTCATTTCTCCGATTTGTGAGGAATTGTTGTTTAGAGGAGTATTTTTAAATAGACTTAAGATTATTGTTCCAACATCATTTGCAATTATAATAACATCTATCCTTTTTGGTGCACTCCATAGTTATGGAAGCATTATTTCCGCATTTATATTTGGGATTTGCATGTGTATAATCTATTTAAAGACAAGAAATATATTAACATGCATTTTGGCACATTTTCTAAATAACCTATTGGCTGAATTTTTAGTTCATATTGATACGGGAAATTTAATCTTTACTAATGATATTTTTATAGTTGTATTTTCAGTTTTAGCTGTTTTATCGCTATATTTAATTATTGTTTCAATACGTCAGGAATGGAAGTATATTACTAAAGTTTAG
- a CDS encoding helix-turn-helix transcriptional regulator: METKIREFRQKKGLTQQELADAVGVTRQTINALENARYNPSLLLAYNITKVLDQESIEDVFIIDGGN; the protein is encoded by the coding sequence TTGGAAACGAAAATAAGGGAATTTCGCCAAAAGAAAGGTTTAACTCAGCAAGAATTGGCTGATGCCGTGGGAGTCACTCGTCAAACTATAAATGCTTTAGAAAATGCTAGATACAACCCTTCTTTGTTATTGGCTTATAATATTACAAAAGTCTTGGACCAGGAAAGTATTGAGGATGTTTTTATCATTGATGGAGGTAATTAA
- the trpE gene encoding anthranilate synthase component I — MFSPSFDEVKKIAKNEEYKRIPIVYELFSDVATPIEVLRILKNISKHCYMLESIEDSENWGRYSFLGFDPLLEFTCQNGVVQIKGDSKFKGLNDDLVEIKTNNPSDVIRNLINQNKSPKIKNLPPFTGGFVGYFAYDYIKYAEPSLKLDAENQDQFKDIDIMLFDKVIAFDNFRQKIIIIVNMKTDDLKSNYEKACDELKEIAELIKNGKKAEIEPLKLKSDFKNVFSREKFCEMIIKAKHYIKEGDIFQVVLSNRIEADIEGSLFDTYRVLRTTNPSPYMFYFSSDDIEIAGASPETLVKVNDDKLYTFPLAGTRPRGMTPQKDLQLEEELLSDEKELAEHNMLVDLGRNDIGRIAKIGSVSVDKYMSVERFSHVMHIGSTVTGTLKDDLDCLVALDSILPAGTLSGAPKIRACEIINELENNKRGIYGGAIGYVDLSGNLDTCISIRIAFKRNNKVFIRSGAGIVADSVPDNEFDECMNKAAAVINALKMADGGLE; from the coding sequence ATGTTTTCCCCAAGTTTTGATGAAGTAAAAAAAATTGCTAAAAATGAAGAATATAAAAGAATTCCTATAGTTTATGAGTTATTTTCTGATGTCGCTACACCGATTGAGGTGTTGAGAATCTTAAAAAACATAAGCAAACATTGTTATATGTTGGAAAGTATTGAGGATTCTGAAAATTGGGGAAGATACAGTTTTTTGGGTTTTGATCCTTTATTGGAATTTACATGTCAAAATGGTGTTGTCCAAATCAAAGGGGATTCAAAATTCAAGGGATTAAATGATGATTTGGTTGAAATCAAAACGAATAATCCTAGTGATGTCATAAGGAACCTGATTAATCAGAATAAATCTCCTAAAATAAAAAATTTGCCTCCATTCACGGGGGGTTTTGTGGGATATTTTGCTTATGACTATATTAAATATGCAGAGCCGTCTCTAAAGTTGGATGCAGAAAATCAGGATCAGTTTAAAGATATTGACATCATGCTTTTTGATAAGGTCATTGCATTTGATAATTTTCGTCAAAAAATCATCATCATAGTTAATATGAAGACGGATGATTTAAAAAGCAATTACGAAAAGGCATGTGATGAGTTAAAAGAAATTGCTGAATTAATTAAAAATGGTAAAAAAGCAGAAATTGAACCTCTCAAGTTAAAATCTGATTTTAAAAATGTATTTTCTCGCGAAAAATTTTGTGAAATGATTATAAAAGCAAAACATTATATTAAGGAAGGAGATATCTTTCAGGTTGTATTATCCAATAGGATTGAAGCGGATATTGAGGGTAGCCTATTTGATACATATAGGGTTTTAAGAACTACAAACCCGTCCCCATACATGTTTTATTTTTCAAGTGATGATATTGAAATAGCTGGTGCATCCCCCGAAACTCTTGTAAAGGTCAATGATGATAAATTATATACTTTTCCTCTTGCAGGAACCAGACCTCGTGGCATGACGCCTCAAAAAGACTTGCAATTAGAAGAGGAACTTTTAAGTGATGAAAAGGAATTGGCTGAACATAATATGCTTGTTGATTTGGGGCGTAATGACATTGGAAGAATTGCAAAAATCGGTTCTGTATCTGTTGATAAGTATATGTCGGTAGAAAGGTTTTCTCATGTAATGCATATTGGTTCAACTGTAACTGGAACTTTAAAGGATGATTTGGATTGTCTGGTTGCTCTTGATTCAATTCTGCCCGCAGGAACATTATCTGGTGCTCCGAAAATCAGAGCTTGTGAAATTATCAATGAACTTGAAAATAACAAAAGAGGAATATATGGTGGAGCTATTGGATATGTTGATTTGAGTGGAAATTTGGACACATGTATTTCCATTAGAATAGCTTTTAAACGAAACAATAAGGTATTTATTCGTTCTGGCGCAGGTATTGTTGCTGATAGTGTCCCTGACAATGAATTTGATGAATGCATGAATAAGGCAGCGGCAGTAATAAATGCTTTAAAAATGGCTGATGGGGGATTAGAATGA
- the purB gene encoding adenylosuccinate lyase encodes MAIHPIEFRYGTPEMKKIWEEENKLQRMLDIESALAQAEGELGIIPKEVADEIASKANTKYVKLDRVKAIEAETNHDIAALSKGITEVCENGAGEYVHFGATSNDIVDSSNSLLIRDSIDVLEEKVEKLTKIMLDLAEENKMKVCIGRTHGQHALPTTYGMKFALWADELHRQYERLEHARANVCVAMMDGAVGTTAALGTDGWKIHKTVARILDLPAAKITNQVVQRDNHVEFISTLANIASTLDKIALEIRSLQRTEIMEVGEYFDPEKQVGSSTMPHKMNPITAERICGVARIVKSFVNAALDNNPLWHERDLTNSSCERIMFPESCILTDYILNLTIKLMNNLVFYDENIERNLNFTNGLIMAERLMAELTRAGMGKQTAYGIVRKNAIKANKEKLLLGELILEDEEVQKYLTEADVEKIMDPHTYTGSIEIIIDELLEDSKNWF; translated from the coding sequence ATGGCTATACACCCAATTGAATTTAGGTATGGTACTCCCGAAATGAAAAAAATCTGGGAAGAAGAAAACAAGTTACAAAGAATGTTGGACATTGAATCCGCACTTGCACAGGCAGAAGGAGAATTAGGAATAATTCCAAAAGAAGTTGCTGATGAAATTGCAAGTAAAGCCAACACCAAATATGTTAAATTAGACAGAGTTAAAGCAATTGAAGCTGAAACTAATCACGACATTGCAGCATTATCCAAAGGAATTACTGAAGTTTGTGAAAATGGAGCAGGAGAATATGTTCACTTTGGAGCAACTTCAAATGATATCGTAGACAGCTCAAATTCATTGCTTATCCGTGACTCAATAGATGTTTTAGAAGAAAAAGTAGAAAAATTAACTAAAATAATGCTTGATTTAGCTGAAGAAAATAAAATGAAAGTCTGTATCGGACGTACTCATGGTCAACATGCACTTCCAACAACATACGGAATGAAATTCGCACTCTGGGCCGATGAACTTCACAGACAATATGAAAGATTGGAACATGCAAGAGCTAATGTATGTGTTGCAATGATGGATGGAGCAGTAGGAACAACAGCAGCATTAGGAACTGACGGTTGGAAAATCCATAAAACTGTTGCACGTATCTTGGACTTGCCAGCTGCTAAAATTACAAACCAAGTTGTTCAAAGAGACAATCATGTTGAATTCATATCAACATTAGCTAACATCGCTTCAACTTTAGATAAAATTGCTTTAGAAATCAGAAGCCTGCAAAGAACTGAAATAATGGAAGTTGGAGAATATTTTGATCCTGAAAAACAGGTCGGAAGCAGTACTATGCCACATAAAATGAATCCGATTACCGCTGAAAGAATATGTGGTGTTGCAAGAATAGTAAAATCATTTGTCAATGCAGCTCTCGACAACAACCCGTTATGGCATGAAAGAGACTTAACCAACTCATCCTGTGAAAGAATAATGTTTCCGGAAAGCTGTATCTTAACTGATTACATCTTAAACTTAACAATCAAATTAATGAACAATTTAGTATTCTATGACGAGAATATTGAAAGAAACTTGAACTTCACTAACGGATTAATCATGGCTGAAAGATTAATGGCCGAACTTACAAGAGCAGGAATGGGTAAACAAACCGCATACGGAATTGTAAGAAAAAATGCCATTAAAGCTAACAAAGAAAAATTATTACTTGGAGAACTCATTTTAGAAGACGAAGAAGTTCAAAAATACCTGACTGAAGCAGATGTTGAAAAAATAATGGATCCGCACACATATACAGGATCAATTGAAATAATCATTGATGAATTATTGGAAGACTCTAAAAATTGGTTTTAA
- a CDS encoding aminodeoxychorismate/anthranilate synthase component II, which translates to MILLIDNYDSFAYNLYQLIGEINPDIEVSRNDKISLKEIKNLNPEAIVLSPGPGKPENAGICIDLVREFKGKIPILGVCLGHQSICAAFGGEISYASRLMHGKSSKISLNDDLIFNGLDNEIYVGRYHSLSLVESSLPDELEVLSKACDDGEIMAVKHKNYNIYGLQFHPESILTPDGLAMIKNFLEAI; encoded by the coding sequence ATGATTCTTTTGATAGATAATTATGACAGTTTTGCATACAATTTGTATCAATTAATAGGCGAGATAAATCCGGACATTGAAGTTTCAAGAAATGATAAGATTTCTTTAAAGGAGATTAAAAATCTCAATCCTGAAGCTATTGTTTTATCTCCGGGTCCGGGCAAACCTGAAAATGCAGGAATCTGCATTGATTTAGTTCGTGAATTTAAGGGAAAAATTCCAATTTTGGGAGTTTGTTTAGGTCATCAGTCAATTTGTGCTGCATTCGGAGGTGAAATTTCTTATGCCAGCAGGCTGATGCATGGAAAATCTTCTAAAATATCATTAAATGATGATTTGATTTTTAATGGTTTGGACAATGAAATTTATGTTGGCCGTTATCACTCTTTAAGTCTGGTCGAATCAAGTTTGCCCGATGAATTGGAAGTACTGTCAAAAGCCTGTGATGATGGTGAGATAATGGCTGTAAAGCATAAGAATTATAATATTTATGGACTTCAGTTCCATCCGGAATCCATTTTGACTCCGGACGGTTTAGCTATGATTAAAAATTTTTTGGAGGCGATTTAA
- a CDS encoding amidohydrolase family protein has product MQTLIENVNIINPDDEFKDNQNILIEGKYIKEISSSKINTRENVKIIDGESKYVLPGFIDCHTHILAKGFHKEENMANPLAIHFYNAVPHGKQTINAGVTTIRDCGSADFGVKLAQQRGLFTAPKLEICVTPLVMTGGHFDLMLPSGFDMEIIYPGFPKGRCDGPAEVLKKTREVKRAGADFIKVMCSGGVLTTNTSPEFSQFNLEELKTIVGEAKNTNSKVSAHCHSLEGINKCIDAGFSSIEHGTFIDASTSKKMAENNVTLVPTLLVHQYLYENGFPKWDNYADEKLAKLKEIIKVHKENIKFAYDEGVNIVMGTDSGVIPHGHNLKELINLVDLGMKPKEAIASATTKAAEFLGRDDIGSIYEGKCADMIFVERNPIIDIELLTDPNNITGVIQDGKEVKNRCGVM; this is encoded by the coding sequence ATGCAAACCCTAATTGAAAATGTAAATATTATTAATCCTGATGATGAGTTTAAAGACAATCAGAATATTTTAATTGAGGGAAAATATATCAAGGAAATTTCTTCATCTAAAATTAATACTCGAGAAAATGTTAAAATCATTGATGGTGAAAGTAAGTATGTTTTACCGGGATTCATTGATTGTCACACACATATTTTAGCTAAAGGCTTTCACAAAGAAGAAAATATGGCAAATCCTTTAGCGATTCATTTTTATAATGCTGTTCCTCATGGAAAACAGACAATTAACGCTGGAGTTACTACAATTAGGGATTGTGGATCTGCTGATTTTGGAGTAAAGCTTGCTCAACAAAGGGGATTATTCACTGCACCCAAACTGGAAATCTGTGTTACTCCTCTGGTCATGACTGGAGGCCATTTTGACTTGATGCTTCCTTCAGGATTTGATATGGAAATAATATATCCGGGATTTCCTAAGGGAAGATGTGATGGTCCAGCAGAAGTTTTAAAGAAAACTCGTGAGGTTAAAAGGGCAGGTGCAGACTTTATAAAAGTGATGTGCAGTGGTGGTGTTTTAACCACAAACACTTCACCTGAATTTTCACAATTTAATTTGGAAGAGTTAAAAACTATTGTTGGGGAAGCAAAAAATACTAATTCCAAAGTTTCTGCTCATTGCCATAGTTTGGAAGGAATCAATAAATGTATTGATGCAGGATTTTCTTCAATCGAGCATGGAACTTTCATTGATGCTTCAACATCTAAAAAAATGGCTGAAAATAATGTTACATTAGTTCCAACATTGTTAGTTCATCAATACCTGTATGAAAATGGTTTTCCTAAATGGGATAATTATGCTGATGAGAAATTGGCTAAATTAAAGGAAATAATTAAAGTTCACAAGGAAAACATTAAATTTGCTTATGATGAAGGAGTTAATATCGTAATGGGAACTGATAGTGGAGTTATTCCTCATGGCCATAATCTAAAAGAGTTAATTAATTTGGTTGATTTGGGAATGAAACCAAAAGAGGCTATTGCTTCAGCCACTACAAAGGCTGCAGAATTTTTAGGAAGAGATGACATTGGATCTATTTATGAAGGCAAATGTGCAGATATGATTTTTGTTGAAAGAAATCCGATAATTGATATTGAATTATTAACTGATCCAAATAATATCACGGGAGTTATTCAAGATGGTAAAGAAGTTAAAAATAGATGTGGAGTTATGTAG
- a CDS encoding heavy metal translocating P-type ATPase, with product MAKLKDMDVPIEGMHCASCVLSVNKTFECEEGVEAVDADLASNKLHITVNPKKMTYDEMDSIVKNLGFELHCDEVTLRIDGMHCASCTMNVENFLIRLDGIFDVKADLTSGTARIRYDKSKVTIDDMEAVINNLGFELLGIDGQTEIDEEELYQQDLKSKRNRIIVGLFFSAILMILMYSMWDPLMGLTHQIHESTGIDISSMGLLSLLISIFPFLYVSLPILKAGINGLMHKNLNMDVMYSMGIIVAYGSSILGTFGIVLDHTFMFYESAVMLPSFLMIGRYLEAKAKKKTSDSIRELIGLQPTVATLVELDENNEILSQKEVQIAEINLEDKLLVKPGDKIPVDGKVIGGESYVDESMINGEPIPKVKKDGEEVFAGTINQDGVLIISALKIGSETVLSNIIRLVEKAQSSRPPVQKFANTIVSYFIPVILTIAIIVFCIWYFVLGATLLFSLTCLISILVVACPCALGLATPTAVTVGVGRAAEFGILIKNGDTLENAGQIDVAAFDKTGTITEGKPEVDDVIAYGISEEELITLAASVEQNSNHPIAKAIVRKAEGLELLNTVDFENVTGKGIKAVIDGRTVLAGNKSLMESNDVEISDDILDTFNNLENQSKTIILLAVDEHVRGILSLSDKVKQNSKRTIEELHKMGVETYMLTGDNESTALSVAEEVGIDNVKAGILPENKLDIVKDIQSNGSKKVLFTGDGINDAPALTQADIGVAMGNGTDIAMESGDVVVMEGDLENVVAAVQFSKKVMRRIKENIFWAFAYNSILIPVAAGVLYPNFGIMFKPELAGLAMALSSVTVISLSLLLKRYVPPIKKAKN from the coding sequence ATGGCAAAGCTAAAAGACATGGATGTTCCAATTGAAGGTATGCATTGTGCTTCCTGTGTTTTAAGTGTTAATAAAACATTTGAATGTGAAGAAGGTGTGGAAGCAGTTGATGCAGATTTGGCTTCAAATAAACTCCATATTACAGTCAATCCTAAAAAGATGACATATGATGAAATGGATTCAATAGTTAAAAATTTAGGCTTTGAATTGCATTGTGATGAAGTTACATTGAGAATCGATGGAATGCATTGTGCCTCTTGTACAATGAATGTAGAAAATTTTTTAATTCGTTTGGATGGTATCTTTGACGTTAAAGCTGATTTGACTTCTGGAACCGCTCGCATAAGATATGACAAGTCAAAAGTCACAATTGATGATATGGAAGCCGTCATCAATAATTTGGGTTTTGAACTTTTAGGAATTGACGGTCAAACAGAAATCGATGAGGAAGAGTTATATCAGCAGGATTTAAAAAGTAAAAGAAACCGTATTATTGTCGGTTTGTTCTTTTCAGCTATTCTGATGATTTTAATGTATAGTATGTGGGATCCATTAATGGGATTAACTCACCAGATACATGAGTCTACAGGAATAGATATCTCTTCAATGGGGCTCCTTTCATTGCTCATAAGTATTTTCCCATTTTTATATGTTTCACTTCCAATTTTAAAAGCAGGAATCAACGGATTAATGCATAAGAACTTGAATATGGATGTAATGTATTCTATGGGTATTATTGTCGCTTATGGATCAAGTATTTTAGGAACTTTTGGTATTGTTTTAGACCATACTTTCATGTTTTATGAATCTGCAGTAATGCTTCCTTCATTTTTAATGATTGGAAGATATTTGGAAGCAAAAGCTAAAAAGAAAACATCTGATTCAATTCGTGAATTGATTGGACTTCAGCCAACAGTTGCCACATTGGTTGAGCTTGATGAAAATAATGAAATATTATCACAAAAAGAAGTGCAGATTGCTGAAATCAATTTGGAAGATAAGCTTTTAGTAAAACCTGGTGATAAGATACCTGTTGATGGTAAGGTCATCGGAGGAGAGTCTTATGTTGATGAATCCATGATTAATGGTGAACCTATTCCAAAAGTTAAAAAAGACGGGGAAGAAGTTTTTGCAGGTACCATTAACCAGGATGGAGTTTTAATTATCAGTGCTTTAAAAATCGGTTCAGAAACTGTTCTCTCTAATATTATCCGTTTAGTTGAAAAGGCACAATCTTCAAGACCACCAGTCCAGAAATTCGCAAATACTATTGTCTCTTACTTCATACCAGTTATTTTAACAATTGCAATTATTGTGTTCTGCATATGGTACTTTGTTTTAGGAGCAACATTGCTCTTTTCATTGACTTGTCTGATATCCATTTTGGTTGTCGCTTGTCCTTGTGCTTTAGGTTTGGCTACTCCAACTGCAGTTACTGTGGGCGTTGGAAGGGCAGCTGAGTTTGGTATTCTGATTAAAAATGGAGATACTTTGGAAAATGCAGGCCAAATCGATGTTGCTGCATTTGATAAGACTGGTACAATCACTGAAGGTAAACCTGAGGTGGATGATGTAATCGCTTATGGCATTTCTGAAGAGGAACTGATAACTCTTGCAGCATCCGTTGAACAAAATTCCAACCATCCTATTGCAAAAGCTATTGTAAGAAAAGCTGAAGGTTTGGAATTGTTGAATACAGTTGATTTTGAAAATGTGACTGGTAAGGGTATTAAAGCAGTCATTGACGGCAGGACGGTTTTGGCCGGAAACAAATCTTTGATGGAAAGCAATGATGTTGAAATATCTGATGATATATTGGACACTTTCAATAATCTGGAAAATCAAAGCAAAACAATAATTCTTTTAGCAGTCGATGAGCATGTCCGTGGAATTTTAAGTCTTTCTGATAAAGTCAAACAAAATTCTAAAAGAACCATTGAAGAATTGCATAAGATGGGTGTCGAAACATACATGTTAACAGGTGACAATGAAAGTACAGCACTATCAGTTGCAGAGGAAGTTGGAATTGATAATGTAAAAGCAGGAATACTTCCTGAAAACAAGTTGGATATCGTTAAGGATATTCAATCAAATGGTTCTAAAAAGGTATTGTTCACGGGTGATGGTATCAATGATGCTCCTGCATTAACACAGGCCGATATTGGTGTTGCAATGGGTAACGGAACAGACATTGCAATGGAAAGTGGTGATGTTGTAGTGATGGAGGGCGATTTGGAAAATGTTGTTGCTGCAGTGCAATTCTCCAAAAAGGTCATGAGAAGAATAAAGGAAAATATATTCTGGGCATTCGCATACAATTCAATATTAATTCCTGTCGCTGCCGGAGTATTATATCCTAACTTTGGAATCATGTTCAAACCTGAACTGGCTGGTTTGGCAATGGCTTTAAGTTCTGTGACAGTTATTTCTCTTTCACTATTGCTTAAACGTTACGTGCCACCTATAAAAAAAGCAAAAAATTAA
- a CDS encoding nitroreductase family protein, translated as MVKKLKIDVELCSGCKLCKSVCIRDNIEIDETAYELESNCFDCGHCMAVCPEGAITLVKYENQMDMVEEYNARQIPVSYDDLLQFLKQRRSIRWFKNKKVDKDTFDKLFKGAYYSPSAQNQQDVEFVVLDEKLDEFMDLVYDIIKVQEDEFFRIKEFGDYLKDKSSKEFHPLLWEGTQLILTFSTDKTSAVIANTRLELLAYSLGLGGFYSLFILKADEIDHDKLMEFFPDINKDKHMYSSFIIGYPKKRFRRTVPHDEINITFM; from the coding sequence ATGGTAAAGAAGTTAAAAATAGATGTGGAGTTATGTAGTGGATGCAAGCTATGTAAGTCTGTATGTATAAGAGATAATATTGAAATTGATGAAACAGCTTATGAATTGGAAAGCAACTGTTTTGACTGTGGGCATTGTATGGCAGTTTGTCCTGAAGGTGCTATTACTCTGGTCAAATATGAAAATCAAATGGATATGGTCGAAGAATATAACGCACGCCAAATTCCTGTTAGTTATGATGATTTACTTCAATTTTTAAAGCAAAGAAGATCTATTCGCTGGTTTAAAAATAAAAAAGTGGATAAAGATACTTTTGATAAATTATTTAAGGGAGCTTATTATTCTCCTTCAGCTCAAAACCAGCAGGATGTCGAATTTGTTGTTTTGGATGAAAAACTGGACGAGTTTATGGACTTGGTATATGATATAATCAAAGTTCAGGAAGATGAATTTTTCAGAATTAAGGAATTCGGTGATTATTTAAAGGATAAATCATCTAAAGAATTTCATCCATTACTTTGGGAAGGTACTCAGCTTATTTTAACATTTTCAACAGATAAAACTAGTGCAGTAATCGCAAATACTCGTTTGGAATTGTTGGCATACTCTTTGGGATTAGGTGGCTTTTATTCACTGTTTATTTTAAAAGCTGATGAAATCGACCATGATAAACTAATGGAATTTTTCCCAGATATAAATAAGGATAAGCATATGTACTCCTCTTTTATAATCGGATATCCTAAAAAAAGATTTAGGCGTACTGTGCCTCATGATGAAATTAACATAACTTTCATGTAA
- a CDS encoding DUF4013 domain-containing protein has protein sequence MILDIYKDSFEFSSRKVMNLIILGVLSLFNILIIPLVFFYGYNYRVVKLSTQGMINGDDVPPDFDDFKRMFIEGLKYIVVEFVYLIIPLIILVASVFYRSAILLFIALLLMVILQLFALLAIPHMAANDDSLKSAFALSEINGIMASIGYGRYILTYIGIVLIYIVILMIVTIVLSIIFGLLGIATSFISLNGVGAVNLIGTIIFNFVLFFLVTPYLTMFRNRCIGLIYNLGS, from the coding sequence ATGATATTGGATATTTATAAAGATTCTTTCGAATTTTCTTCAAGAAAAGTCATGAATCTTATAATATTGGGAGTATTATCTTTATTTAATATTTTAATTATTCCATTGGTATTTTTCTATGGATATAACTATAGGGTTGTTAAGTTATCTACTCAAGGCATGATTAACGGTGATGATGTACCTCCAGATTTTGACGATTTTAAGAGGATGTTTATAGAGGGTTTAAAGTATATCGTTGTTGAATTTGTATATCTTATTATTCCTTTGATAATTTTGGTTGCTTCTGTGTTCTATAGAAGTGCTATTTTATTATTCATCGCATTGCTATTGATGGTAATTTTGCAGTTATTTGCTCTTTTAGCAATACCTCATATGGCGGCTAATGATGATTCATTGAAGTCTGCTTTCGCATTATCAGAAATAAATGGTATTATGGCATCTATAGGTTATGGAAGATATATCTTAACATATATTGGTATTGTATTGATTTATATTGTTATTTTAATGATTGTAACTATCGTACTTTCAATTATTTTTGGCTTATTGGGTATTGCAACCAGTTTCATTTCTTTGAATGGTGTCGGGGCTGTTAACTTAATTGGAACAATCATATTTAATTTTGTGCTCTTCTTTTTAGTCACACCCTATTTGACGATGTTTCGAAATCGTTGCATTGGATTGATATATAACTTGGGAAGTTAA